In Allorhizobium pseudoryzae, the genomic window GATCGGCCAGAAAGTCGGAGGAGCCATAATCTTTCAGCAGGTTCGCGGCATCCACCACCGTCACCATGGTATCGAGCCTTGCCACATCCGACAGGCTTTCGCCGTTCTCGTCGCGGAATTCGAAGGTGCCGGCGACGGGAAGGGGTTCGGCGATCCCGGTCGATTCGATGAGGAGATAATCGAACCGCTTCTGGTCGGCCAGCGCCCGCACCTCCTTCAACAGGTCGTCGCGCAGCGTGCAGCAGATGCAGCCATTGGTCATTTCCACCAACTGTTCCTGCGTGCGCGACAGTTCGGCCCCGCCATCGCGCACCAGGGCCGCGTCGATGTTCACCTCGCTCATGTCGTTGACGATGACGGCGACGCGCAGGCCGTCGCGATTGGTGAGAATATGGTTGAGAAGCGTGGTCTTGCCGGCCCCGAGGAAGCCGGACAGGACGGTGACGGGAAGTCGCCGATCCATGGGAATGCTCCTTTTGTTATAACATTACAATCTTCAATCCAGAAAAAGGCGGTCTTGGCCGCCTTCTTCGACACGATGGGTCTGTTTAGCTGTCGCGGCCAAGGCAATCCGACAGCGAGGCGGCAATACCGGTCATCAGATCGAAGTAGAGATCCGGGCCGGCCTTCAGTGTCGCGCCTTCCGGATCGAGCACGCCCGATTTTGCCTTGGTGCCTTCCGTTGCGACGTTGATCAGTTTTGGCGTGAACTGCGGTTCGGCGAACACGCAGGTTGCGCCAAGGCTGTTGATCTTCGCCTGGATCTCCTTCAGCCGTTCCGCGCCGGGCGCGGTTTCCGGGCTGACCGTGACCGAGCCGGCAACCGTCACGCCGTAATGATGCTCGAAATACTGATAGGCGTCGTGGAAAACGATGAAGGGCTTGTTTTTCACCGGAGCGATGGTCTTGGCAATGTCGTCGTTCATGGCGTCGATGCGCTTCAGAAGCGCCACGGTGTTCTTCGTGTAGACGGCAACATTCGCGGGATCGGCGGCGACCAACTGCGCCTCGATGGCTTTTGCCATCGCCTTGGCATTTTCCGGGTCAAGCCAGAGGTGGGCATCGAAGCCGCCATGGTCATGATCATGGTGGGCATCCGCTTCGGCGGCATGGTCATGACCTTTGTGGTCGTGATCGTGATCCGAATGGGCTTCCTGCTCCGCGGGTTTTTCCGCCCCGTGATCGTGCCCATGGTCCGCGTGCCCATGATCCGCGTGATCGTGATCATCATCACCATGGTCGTGCGCTTCGAAGGGGCCACCTTCGCGGAAGGGCAGGGTCTCGACGCCCGCCACGTCGCCGAGCGCCACGACGGTCGCTTTGCCGGCGAGCGCATCGAGCGGCTTGTCCAGGAAGGCCTCTAGGTTCGGGCCGATCCAGAAC contains:
- a CDS encoding zinc ABC transporter substrate-binding protein, with the protein product MTRTATALFASAAFFAAGTMAATTAAAAPDVVVSIKPIHSLVAAVMQGVGEPKLIVDGAASPHTFTMKPSNARTIEGADVVFWIGPNLEAFLDKPLDALAGKATVVALGDVAGVETLPFREGGPFEAHDHGDDDHDHADHGHADHGHDHGAEKPAEQEAHSDHDHDHKGHDHAAEADAHHDHDHGGFDAHLWLDPENAKAMAKAIEAQLVAADPANVAVYTKNTVALLKRIDAMNDDIAKTIAPVKNKPFIVFHDAYQYFEHHYGVTVAGSVTVSPETAPGAERLKEIQAKINSLGATCVFAEPQFTPKLINVATEGTKAKSGVLDPEGATLKAGPDLYFDLMTGIAASLSDCLGRDS